One Vitis vinifera cultivar Pinot Noir 40024 chromosome 8, ASM3070453v1 genomic window carries:
- the LOC100252790 gene encoding uncharacterized protein LOC100252790 isoform X1, with product MFATTRLKDKMSLLGHSPFSSLEREIEMEGKKRAGSSSSSSFATDLFGSKESSYPSPSSTGIFASIFSTSSKVLGRESLRPDLTKKKQDSGNEVWNAKPGTTENALQQSEGESQSISNRDTGSFYQEQRVQPCHLSSSIYYGGQDIYFHPQNSQSSGMPSMLKKDSGEDDTGSASRGNWWQGSLYY from the exons ATGTTTGCTACGACAAGATTGAAAGATAAGATGAG TCTATTGGGGCATTCTCCATTCTCTAGTCTTGAGAGAGAGAtagaaatggaaggaaaaaagcGAGCGGGTTCATCATCGTCTTCCTCTTTCGCTACCGATCTTTTTGGTTCCAAGGAGTCTTCTTACCCGTCTCCGTCTTCCACGGGTATCTTCGCCTCTATCTTTTCGACTTCTTCCAAG GTGTTAGGGAGGGAATCTTTGCGCCCTGACCTGACCAAGAAAAAGCAAGATTCTGGCAATGAAGTTTGGAACGCCAAACCAGGGACTACAG AAAATGCCTTGCAACAGAGTGAAGGCGAGAGTCAGAGTATATCAAACAGAGACACAGGTTCCTTTTACCAGGAACAAAGAGTACAACCATGTCACCTGAGCTCCTCAATCTACTATGGTGGTCAAGACATCTACTTTCATCCCCAGAACTCCCAGAGCTCTGGAATGCCCTCCATG TTAAAGAAAGATTCAGGAGAAGATGATACTGGCAGTGCTTCAAGAGGAAATTGGTGGCAGG gGTCTCTCTATTACTAA
- the LOC100252790 gene encoding uncharacterized protein LOC100252790 isoform X2: MEGKKRAGSSSSSSFATDLFGSKESSYPSPSSTGIFASIFSTSSKVLGRESLRPDLTKKKQDSGNEVWNAKPGTTENALQQSEGESQSISNRDTGSFYQEQRVQPCHLSSSIYYGGQDIYFHPQNSQSSGMPSMLKKDSGEDDTGSASRGNWWQGSLYY, from the exons atggaaggaaaaaagcGAGCGGGTTCATCATCGTCTTCCTCTTTCGCTACCGATCTTTTTGGTTCCAAGGAGTCTTCTTACCCGTCTCCGTCTTCCACGGGTATCTTCGCCTCTATCTTTTCGACTTCTTCCAAG GTGTTAGGGAGGGAATCTTTGCGCCCTGACCTGACCAAGAAAAAGCAAGATTCTGGCAATGAAGTTTGGAACGCCAAACCAGGGACTACAG AAAATGCCTTGCAACAGAGTGAAGGCGAGAGTCAGAGTATATCAAACAGAGACACAGGTTCCTTTTACCAGGAACAAAGAGTACAACCATGTCACCTGAGCTCCTCAATCTACTATGGTGGTCAAGACATCTACTTTCATCCCCAGAACTCCCAGAGCTCTGGAATGCCCTCCATG TTAAAGAAAGATTCAGGAGAAGATGATACTGGCAGTGCTTCAAGAGGAAATTGGTGGCAGG gGTCTCTCTATTACTAA
- the LOC100240776 gene encoding uncharacterized protein LOC100240776, translated as MSCAMEYPKSFIFLVGLLLVISLSSLEKVDGAGACGKSSPDSQALKLIPCATAASDKNAAVSSSCCLQVKKIIQNPSCLCAVVLSNMAKFSGVNPEIAITIPERCNFADRPVGFKCGAYTLP; from the exons ATGAGTTGTGCAATGGAGTATCCAAAGAGCTTCATCTTCCTTGTGGGATTGCTTTTGGTTATCAGCCTTTCCAGTTTGGAAAAGGTTGATGGGGCAGGGGCCTGTGGAAAATCTTCCCCAGATAGCCAGGCTTTGAAGTTGATTCCTTGCGCAACGGCGGCCAGCGACAAGAACGCTGCTGTTTCTAGCAGCTGCTGCCTTCAGGTGAAGAAAATAATCCAGAACCCAAGCTGCCTCTGCGCTGTTGTGCTTTCCAACATGGCCAAGTTTTCTGGAGTCAATCCTGAAATTGCAATAACCATCCCCGAGAGATGCAATTTTGCTGATCGTCCAGTAGGTTTCAAGTGTGGAG CTTATACGCTTCCTTGA